AGTACGGATCCCGTCCCGTTGGCGGCCCAGTGGAGGAAGTCGGCAAGGCAGTGGTCTGGCGCCCAACCTGGCGACAATCACGTTGGCGCATTTTGCTGGCTCTCAGTGGATCCACATGCTAAACCTTTAACATCTGCTCGGGGTTCTAAACATCACGTGACTTGGGGGGAAGTTCATGTCTATTTTTGCGATTCATCTGCAGAGTTCAACACTCGCTCACACAAACGGTCGGCGCACGTTCCACAGGGCGGTTGTCGTCGGGCTGATCGTCTCGCTGCTGCTCGTGCTCCTCCCCCGCGTCACCGCACACGCCGCAACTGGCGACTACACAATTGAGATGACAGGCCCAACCACGGTTCCAGTCAGCGAATCCGTTGTCTACGATGTGACGCTCCGAGCCGAGGCAAACACGGGCGCACCACTCACTGGCGTGACGCTGACGGCCGTCCTTGCCGCTGGGTTGTCATTTGACCCCACCTCGATAGACACGAGTCCAAGTTCACCAGTTGCATCCGCCAGCTACGCAGCTGGCACACGAACCGTCACAATCGTGATGAGGGACCTGTCCAACGCGCTGAGCTCATTTTCGTTTTCGACAATACCGACCAACCGTGCCCTCAAGAGTGACGCCACCGTATACTCCAGCACACTGAGCGGGTCGACGTCGGCCAATGGAGTGACTCCGGAACCTTCAACCGTCGTCACCCAGGTCACCGGCAATTACAATTACTCACCAGCAAAGACAGCTACCACGCTCGGCGGATCAAATAACCGTCTCGTCACCTACTACTTCAACGTCTTCACCGATGACTACACGGCAACAACCAACACCTTTACCTCCGCCGCACAGCGACTCACCGATGAGTTCCCGGCTGGAACAATTCTTCGTCAGATCTCCACCGGTCAAGGTTCATGGAACGTTACAGCCACGCCGGGCGACGTCACAACGGCACCGTGGCAAGCGACCTGGACAAACACCTCCAACTACGGCCCCAGTTCGATCGGGATTTCGGGAACCTTTGACACGATTTTCATCATCGTTGAATATCCCGAAGGCGCGACATTCCCCAACGGCAGCCGACCACCGGTTAATACAGTTGGTCTTGAGGTACTTCCAGTTGGCGGAAATGCGAGCGATCCTACTGCCTGGCGACTCAACGACGTCCCAGAACGCCGACTGGCATCTGCTCAGGGCCCTGTCATGAACGAATCAACGGGCAACCCCGTCTTCAGCGTCATCAAAGCAGGCCAAAACAGCGCAATCTCCGGTAACTTTCAAAACAACTACACCGTTTCCGCTTCGTACAGCGATGGCGGGTCTGGGCAAACGCTCATAAATTGGACGGTAGAGGACTCCGCAAGGTCGCTTGGTAACCAAGCGTTCTGGGGCCATACCGAAATCAGACGACTCGCGATTCAACCAAACCCCGCGTTGCAGACAGCAAACACTCCGTTTGTTGTCGAATACACCTACGCTGATCTCAACGCCCCAACGACAGACGCACCGTGGAAGCAGGTTGGTGCTGGGCTTGACGGCACGGGAACTCCAACGGTGTTCCTCAGTGGAGCTGGAGCCCAAAGCATCGTGTTCAATAACACGGGTTCTACACGGTACAAAGAGTTCGCCGCCTGGATACAAGAAGACATCCCGGTCGGAACGGTCATCACGGGGTGGCGCGTTGTCCTTGGCACGGCAGGAGAACCGGCGCCAAGCGGCGCGCAGGTGCTCATGACCGCGAACTACACGTCCATGTACGCTTCCTACATTGACGGCTCAACGTCAACGGCCGCAATTCGGAATACAGCCCAAGCGTCTGCCGTGATGAGCGGAGGCGGGACGATTGCGCCGGTCACCAACTCCTATGCGGTGACCTTTCTTAACTCGGCAAATGTCACCACAAATCTCACCGCCCCGACGTCACTGCAGGTCAACGGCGCCGGCACCTACGTGGCAGGAATCGTGAATCAGAACACCAACGCCTCACACAACGGCGCCGTGCTCAAGGTTGTCCTTCCCACCGGAATCCTCTACGACGAAACCGTTGGAGTAACACCCTACGCGGCAACCGTGCGAGGAACAGGACAACCAATTCCGCCACTTGGCGACGGCGTCACCCTCACCACGGAGATGATTGCAGGACCAGATGGACCGCAGCAGGTGGTGACTCTCACGTTTGCGGAGCTGCCATCAATGCGTCCGGTTGGGGGCCCAAGTGACCTATTTATTGGGACGGATGGCTACCGATACAACGTCCCTGTCATTGCGCTCGCAAACGCCTATATCCCGGGGAACCCAACACTTCCGGTTGAGAGCTGGGCATTCAGCAACGACCCGGCGTTTGCAGGCGTTCCAGCGCGCGGTGACGCCTCGTACTTCCGGGATGACACCCACGACTTCGACCCGGATCGCACGTCAATCGCACGGGCACTTGGCAGTAGCGTGCTCACGGCAGCTGGCGGACTCCTCATCTCAAAAACCTCGAGCGCGACGGGCGAAACAGATACCTGGGCACCAATCTCAGTTGTCTCAAGTGGGTCAACAGCCTATTGGCAAATTCAGATCCGAAACATTCTCCCCAATGAGGTCACGGATGCCGTCTTCTTTGACCGGCTCCCCCAGCGTGGCGACGACAGGCAATCCCAATTTGACACAACGCTTGCCGGCCCGATTACGGGACTCCCGGCCGGCCTCCAGGTCGAGTACTCGACCGATGCAACTGACGCCACAAGCGGCACCTGGTCTCCGAACCCCGCTGGCGCAACGGCCTTCCGAATCACGGCACCGCTCCTCGCGTCAGAAGAGAACCTCCTCATTCAGGTGCCCACAACAATTCCGCAGGACTCCAACGCGAGTTCGCAGGTCAGCAATAATGTTCAAGCGCTCGCCACGTACTCCGGCTCGCCTTCAGCGTTTGCCTCGAATGATGCGGTCATGAGCGTTGCGGCCGAGCCCTCCTTCACCCTGGTCAAGAAGACCAACGGCGTGGTGTACGGCGCTGCGCCGGGTGCCATCGTAGCGTCGGGAAGCACGGTGACGTGGACCTACGAGTTGCACAACACTGGAAACGCTCCCCTCGAAGGAATCAGCGTCACCGACTCGTACACCAACGGTGACGGCACAACGGGAACGCTGACACCGTCAACACCAGAGACGGGGCCGTTGCTTCCCGGCGACACCCGTGTTTTTCAGGCATCCGATACCGCAATCGTTGGCCAATATCACAACGTAGCAACGGCTACCGCAACCGCAATCGACCCCAACGGAATACCGTTCAACGAACAGCCTGAGCCGGCAACTGACGAGTCCTGGTACAACGCGGGTGTTGCCGGACTCACCGTATTCAAAACAACAAACGGTCAGGATGTGACAACCGCCCCAGGGCCAAAGCTCCCACACGGCAGTGACGTTCGCTGGGAGTACACGGTCACGAACACGGGACAACTGCCCCTCGCTGATGTTCAAGTTACGGACACAACAGCGTCAGGAGAGCTTGTCTTCGAGGATGCTATCGCGCTGCTCAACCCCGGCGAATCAGTCACCCTTGAATCCACGGGCAAAGCGGTCGAAGGGCAGTATCAGAATACGGTTGTGGCCGAAGCCCCGAACCCCGCTGGAGGGACTCCGCTTGCCGCATCCGACACCTCCTGGTACTTCGGCACCACGACGGGTGTAGCGGTTGAAAAACGCGTTTCGGACTCGCAGGACGGCCCATGGAGCGAAACGCTGACGGTTGACTCAGGCACAACGGTCTTTTGGCAAATAACGGTGACAAATCACGGTAATGTTCCTGTCGACGCGGTTGAAATTCAAGACGCGGCACTCAACGAATCTGCAACCGTTGGCCCTCTCTCCCCAGGAGAATCTGCAACCACCGTCTTTACGCAGCAGCATGTCACTGCCTCGCTGATGAACGTGGTTGTCGCGCAACCGTCTGGGTCAGCCGAGGAGTCTTCCGACACCGCAAAGGTCACCGTCAACTCGCCCACCGGCCTGCTCACCCAGACAGGGGTCAACGGCGGCTGGCTTGCACTCCTCCTGTTCCCGATCATGGGTGCCGGCCTGGCCCTCATTCTTTGGCGTCGGAGAGCCTGAGCCTCGCTGACGGGCCAGTCGCCCATCGGGGAAGCACAGCGTGGAACGCAGCGAAACGTTGGATGCCCTGGCTCGGCTGGCCTCGCCGGAACGAGGCGAGGTCTTCGCCTATCGGTTGAGGAGGTGGGACCGAATATCCTGCCTCCTACTTACATCGAGTTTGCGCATGATTCTGTGCATATGCGTTTCCACGGTCCGAACGCTCAGGACAAGGCGTGCCGCAATCTCTTGATTTGAGCGGCCGGCCACAGCCATTTGTGCAACTTCGCGTTCTCGGTCGGTGAGCGCAACAGATCCGGTGTTTGACCGAGCCAGGTCGACACGTTCGTTCCCAAACGCCTCACGTATGCCCGCAATCCTCGTTGTGGCAGAAAGCGCCACATCGGTCCGTCCTTGTTGCCCGGCAACAGTCTTGACCTGTTGAAGGGCTCGTATGGCCGCACCAATTCGACCGGACAATTGAAACGCAGCTGCCGCTTCGAGCATGCCTTCCAGGTCAGCGTCCAACGTAGCTTCGAAGTATTCAAGCTGAGCGCGAAAGGCCGTTTCTCCTTCCACCTGAGCAAGATACGACCTGGCTTCACGAACTCGATCCTGTGTTGGGTCGATCTCAACGGCAGCGAGAAGCCCAGACAGCGCAGCGAATCGAGCCTGTCGAGCCCAGAGATCGATTGACGCGTCCCGGATGAGTGTTGCGGCCTCCGCCGGTTGACCGTTAAACACAAGAAGCTGAGCCTGCGCCCAAGCCCTCGACTGCCCAGGGAGGGGCCCGTCGCTTTGGGCAAGACGCTCGACATCGGCAAGGCGCTGCTCCCCCGTGGCAATGTGTCCGTTACGGATTGCGGTCAGCGCCCCGACCGACAACAGCGCCAGCTGGTTACCGGCGGGAAACGGCGTTGGAACACCGACCGCGAGAATGGAATCCACGAGGCTGTCAAGATCGCTGGTTTCCCCGACCTGTACCCGTGCCACCATCGAGCCAGCACCAAATACTCTGAGGCCCTCAATATCAAGATAGCTGTTGGCCTCATCAAGGCCTCGGATGAGCAGCTCCGAACACCTCGTGTAGTCGCCCTGCCCCAGAAACGTCGCGGCGAACAGCGCGCGCGGTCCCGTCGCAGGCTCGGTGAGCTGTTCCAACTCGGAATACACGCGCTGGGCGTCTCCGAAGCGAGCCGTTGCCACCAGCACAAAGAGCTGGACCTGGAGGAGCTTGATCTTTACCGAATCAGGAAGATCATCCGTCACCTCGATGAGTTCTGAGAAGTCAGGCGGTAAATTGCCCATGCTGAATCGAATCTCGACCTCAGTCGCGTCAAGGATTCGGCCGAATACACCGAGCCCTTCACGGCTGCCGCGTGCGCAGAGCAGGGCCGCATCGAGATCTTGGTCAACATATGCTATCCAACGGCACTCAAGGTTGATCATCATGGCCTGATTGAACAGGTCTTCAGCAGCGCGGTCAGTACTCGAAAACACGCGTTCTACGATTGCACGCGTCGCCGGAGAAATCGTTTGACTCAGCGCCTCAATGTACCGCATTGCGTTTGACGGAATGGGGGAATTCTCCCATTCTGTCGCGGTAACCAGACGCAGCGCACGCACGCGCTCATGCAGCAGGCGAACGAATATTGCGTCTCGCTCAGACGAACGTTCAATCTGCAGTTGTTGATCGTGGAACACACCCTGTTCAGATTCGGCCG
The DNA window shown above is from Lysinibacter cavernae and carries:
- a CDS encoding DUF7507 domain-containing protein, whose product is MSIFAIHLQSSTLAHTNGRRTFHRAVVVGLIVSLLLVLLPRVTAHAATGDYTIEMTGPTTVPVSESVVYDVTLRAEANTGAPLTGVTLTAVLAAGLSFDPTSIDTSPSSPVASASYAAGTRTVTIVMRDLSNALSSFSFSTIPTNRALKSDATVYSSTLSGSTSANGVTPEPSTVVTQVTGNYNYSPAKTATTLGGSNNRLVTYYFNVFTDDYTATTNTFTSAAQRLTDEFPAGTILRQISTGQGSWNVTATPGDVTTAPWQATWTNTSNYGPSSIGISGTFDTIFIIVEYPEGATFPNGSRPPVNTVGLEVLPVGGNASDPTAWRLNDVPERRLASAQGPVMNESTGNPVFSVIKAGQNSAISGNFQNNYTVSASYSDGGSGQTLINWTVEDSARSLGNQAFWGHTEIRRLAIQPNPALQTANTPFVVEYTYADLNAPTTDAPWKQVGAGLDGTGTPTVFLSGAGAQSIVFNNTGSTRYKEFAAWIQEDIPVGTVITGWRVVLGTAGEPAPSGAQVLMTANYTSMYASYIDGSTSTAAIRNTAQASAVMSGGGTIAPVTNSYAVTFLNSANVTTNLTAPTSLQVNGAGTYVAGIVNQNTNASHNGAVLKVVLPTGILYDETVGVTPYAATVRGTGQPIPPLGDGVTLTTEMIAGPDGPQQVVTLTFAELPSMRPVGGPSDLFIGTDGYRYNVPVIALANAYIPGNPTLPVESWAFSNDPAFAGVPARGDASYFRDDTHDFDPDRTSIARALGSSVLTAAGGLLISKTSSATGETDTWAPISVVSSGSTAYWQIQIRNILPNEVTDAVFFDRLPQRGDDRQSQFDTTLAGPITGLPAGLQVEYSTDATDATSGTWSPNPAGATAFRITAPLLASEENLLIQVPTTIPQDSNASSQVSNNVQALATYSGSPSAFASNDAVMSVAAEPSFTLVKKTNGVVYGAAPGAIVASGSTVTWTYELHNTGNAPLEGISVTDSYTNGDGTTGTLTPSTPETGPLLPGDTRVFQASDTAIVGQYHNVATATATAIDPNGIPFNEQPEPATDESWYNAGVAGLTVFKTTNGQDVTTAPGPKLPHGSDVRWEYTVTNTGQLPLADVQVTDTTASGELVFEDAIALLNPGESVTLESTGKAVEGQYQNTVVAEAPNPAGGTPLAASDTSWYFGTTTGVAVEKRVSDSQDGPWSETLTVDSGTTVFWQITVTNHGNVPVDAVEIQDAALNESATVGPLSPGESATTVFTQQHVTASLMNVVVAQPSGSAEESSDTAKVTVNSPTGLLTQTGVNGGWLALLLFPIMGAGLALILWRRRA
- a CDS encoding LuxR C-terminal-related transcriptional regulator, producing the protein MIVGREESLGQAIEFVRAGISVDVVGARGSGRSTFLKALRLRLEDDDWSVVTIRGIASLRQHPLAALHLSGIGGENRSVSSLQDTASALRQRLEGPRSIIVLDDWDDLDESSWGVTESSRRTLGVPVILSRLQGLRARHTPSGLRASTLEPAYVIDMAPLRFEDMERALSSYLDAPIEASTVSRIYGETGGNIGLAVNLVDATLRDGSLERRRGKLLATRELWSMSLRAVLESYLEGLNESTRDALEIIAIAGFASLSTVRKLVDWETLELLQERSLVAIIQRGQSQLVTVTPPMLVEYFRHEPLSVRRIRLTELIREKLGTAESEQGVFHDQQLQIERSSERDAIFVRLLHERVRALRLVTATEWENSPIPSNAMRYIEALSQTISPATRAIVERVFSSTDRAAEDLFNQAMMINLECRWIAYVDQDLDAALLCARGSREGLGVFGRILDATEVEIRFSMGNLPPDFSELIEVTDDLPDSVKIKLLQVQLFVLVATARFGDAQRVYSELEQLTEPATGPRALFAATFLGQGDYTRCSELLIRGLDEANSYLDIEGLRVFGAGSMVARVQVGETSDLDSLVDSILAVGVPTPFPAGNQLALLSVGALTAIRNGHIATGEQRLADVERLAQSDGPLPGQSRAWAQAQLLVFNGQPAEAATLIRDASIDLWARQARFAALSGLLAAVEIDPTQDRVREARSYLAQVEGETAFRAQLEYFEATLDADLEGMLEAAAAFQLSGRIGAAIRALQQVKTVAGQQGRTDVALSATTRIAGIREAFGNERVDLARSNTGSVALTDREREVAQMAVAGRSNQEIAARLVLSVRTVETHMHRIMRKLDVSRRQDIRSHLLNR